CGCGACGCTCGTCGGCAGCGGCCAGGCGGCCGCCACCGTCGCCCTGCTCAGCGTGCTGAAGGCGGGCGACCACTTCCTCAGCGCCCCCAGCATCTACGAGGGCACGCGGGCGCTGTTCCGCGGCAACTTCGCCCGGTTCGGCATCGAGGTCGAGTTCGTCGACGACCCGAACGACCCCGCCGACTGGCATCGCCGGGTGCGCGACAACACGCGCCTGTTCTTCGGGGAGGCGATCCCCAACCCGAAGAACGACCTCATCGACATCGAGGCGATCGCGACGTCGGCGCACGAGCACGGCGTGCCCTTCGCGATCGACTCGACCGTCCCGACCCCGTACCTGCTGCGGCCGATCGACCACGGCGCGGACATCGTGTTCCACTCCACGAGCAAGTTCCTCGCGGGGCACGGCAACTCGATCGGCGGGGTCGTCATCGATGCGGGCCGGTTCGACTGGGCCGCGCATCCCGACAGCTATCCGCACCTGCACCAGCCGATCTTCGACGACGGCGTGGAGACCGCGACCTGGGTGGACAAGTTCGGCCTCAAGGCCAACTTCGCGTTCGCCCGCGCGGTCGTCGCCGGCCGGTTCGGCACGAGCCTGTCGCCCTTCAACGCCTTCCTGCTGCAGCAGGGCATCGAGACGCTCTCGCTGCGCCTGGACCGGCACGCGCGCAACGCGCTCGCGGTGGCGACCTGGCTCGAGCGGCAGCCGGAGGTGTCCGGCGT
This window of the Microbacterium sp. AB genome carries:
- a CDS encoding O-acetylhomoserine aminocarboxypropyltransferase/cysteine synthase family protein, translating into MTETPRDAHEFGFSTEQVHAGYLGEAGHGARITPIYLSAGFVFDDFEHARARFAGTDPGYVYSRINNPTNAAVEKLLADLEHGAGATLVGSGQAAATVALLSVLKAGDHFLSAPSIYEGTRALFRGNFARFGIEVEFVDDPNDPADWHRRVRDNTRLFFGEAIPNPKNDLIDIEAIATSAHEHGVPFAIDSTVPTPYLLRPIDHGADIVFHSTSKFLAGHGNSIGGVVIDAGRFDWAAHPDSYPHLHQPIFDDGVETATWVDKFGLKANFAFARAVVAGRFGTSLSPFNAFLLQQGIETLSLRLDRHARNALAVATWLERQPEVSGVDYPGLPSNPFHALAQRYYPRGAGSVFAFTLAGGQEAAKTLYDAVEVFTRMTHIGDVRSLILHPPTTTHSRLSAAEREQAGIHPGLIRLSVGIEDVEDLLADLDRAFRVLRGENPPSLRGAGGDAEFTPADGL